The following nucleotide sequence is from Zingiber officinale cultivar Zhangliang chromosome 10A, Zo_v1.1, whole genome shotgun sequence.
GTGTATCGAAAAACGAAGGCCGACATAAAGTTGGTCTTTGAAAAAAGTAAGAAAACTAGCCAGGGGTGTGTGAGGATGATCATAGCCCGAGGGGATAGAGATTTGATGATCGTCGGAAATATGGTAGGTCATTTTCATTTAGTTCACTTCATCGCCGTTAAAATCCGATGAACTGGAAATATACCATAGGCCGGGGACatcaggaggaggagaaggggaaaCAACCATGGAAAAGGAGGATGATCGAAAGTCAAAGGAAGAAGGATGAAACTTACTAGGAACAGCTCGCTGACAGTAGCCAACAAAGagtgaaaagaaaaggaagaagatgaaaacaaaAGCGGAAGCAATACAATgcaaagaaaaaaagaagagagagtCTTAAAAACCCTAGGGTCAGTCATTCGTGGTCGTCCGATCAAAGGTTTAgagaaaagagatttaatctAGGTCATTAAATTCGAATAGATAGCCATCACATCGAATCCTAACAGTCATCTATCAAACATTCGACGACACGAGAGTGTGACACATGACGATCAGTCATAGGAGGCATTTATGAGGAATGGAGATAATCAGCGGGCTCATGATGAAAAATCATGCTCGGCATGCTTTTCATTAATGGCAGAGGAtttaatcaattttcaaaaaattaagatGATGTTAGTAGTGAGCCCAAGGTACTGTGGAGAACTAAGGCCTGCTCAGAAAAAGAGAGAGCCAAAAGCTAATAAACAACCAAGTGTTACTAATAGGCAAGTCGAGCAGTGCCACCCCACGAGGCCTCCAGTCGAGGAGTAAAGAGTTTACAGAGCAACTATGGATAAAAGCATCGTTTGTTCAGACCGAGCGACAGCCAAGAAAGCGAAGCGCTCGATCGAAAAGGAGGAGTATAAATAATACTAAAGATTCAGTCAATCGCACTTGCAGCTTTATTCGACTAGACTTTGAGGGGAGGTTTGTGATACGATGATAAAGATGGACCCCCCCTAAAAGCGTGTTAAAATGAGGAAGACCGGCCCAACGTGGCAGTCAAAGTCACGAAGAGGTCAAAGGCACCAACAATAAATAAGAGTGTGCCCAAACTAGCCACATGACCGGTCGGATGTGGGGTGTCTAATGGGGCGTCCCACTCGATCGAACTTCATGCCGCAACTCGGGACAGGTAGATCATCCTCATTTGCTGAGTATTGAGTAGTTCGATAGATGTCTTCAGTTGATCAACGATGTAGGCCAATCAAATAAGTTTTTCAGGTCGACCCATAAGGCCAAGTTGACAGTCCTCCTAAATGTCGATCGATCGACCAAAGGTGGACCCCATGTACTTACTCTGTCGTACTGTTTTGGAAGTTTGTACTATAAAGGACAAAGAATATCCTGCAAGTAAATAGTGCTTTAGAAACTTCCAATTTATTAAATCACGGAGAAATGTCAAAAACACTTTATGCTATGTCTTTTCTTAGGAACACTTTGGGAAGTGTGCAAGTGCTTTGAGATATGTGTGTATACACAACAATGACGTTATCTATCTATAGGTGGATGTATACGATACTCGATAATTTTACACGTTCATTGTTATAATTTTTTCCACTATTTTTCTCATCACTTGAATGCCGACTTAAGTGTCGGAAGACTAATACCGAAGACCTTTTCCCTAATCTAATACTAATACTCCTTATGTTACAAGATCGTATGAAATCTTCATTTGATCATGATAGAGCTATATCTTTAACTCATTGTCTTCATCAATTTTAGACGGGATGAAGGGTATTCGAAGGGTTAGTGTCCTTTTGCgagaaaaaaacacaaaaaagataaaataatatttaagttattttttattatatccgGGTGGTTTACGTATAATTTGATCGATCCAAATAACTGCGTCTTACTCCAGTGACCAATTTTAATGCAATCTTTGACCTCTTGGCACTTTGTCCGCCTTGGCATTCAATACTCGACCTGGCGGCTTAACAACCACCACGAACTCAACGGCAGCCCATCCATCAATTCAAGACTCTCCTCTCTCCATTGCAGATGTTTCAACCCAATGCCAATTATTATATCTACCATTACCCATGGAAATCAAAGAAGTGAATCCTCTGCTAGATCTTTTATGTTGAATTCAACTTGATCAGTAGAAGAGGTTGCAGAATGGATTCATCCTATCAAAATcatggcttcttcttcttccttggagtacTCGTCTCCTCATATGCCACCGTGAAAGCTTCCAAGTGCGAACCGACATGCGCCGACTCGTCTGTCTCCTTCCCCTTTGGCTTTTCCAGGGGATGCCCAATTCGGCTGACCTGCTCCGCGGCCGGAGAGATGCAGCTCGGCGGATATCGCGTCAGAAACATAACGTCCGAGATGGTCGTACTGGACGTGCCCCCGGTCTGCAACCGCTCCGTCGGCGACGCTGCCAGGGGGCTCTTCGGGAGACACCACGCCGCCACTTCCAACAACGCTCTGTTTCTGCGGGGATGCCAGACGGAGGGCAGCGCCGATTGCAAAATCTCCACCGAGATCATTTCGCGCCGGCTGAACCTGCCCAGCTGCGGCCCTCAGGGCGACAACATCACCTGCTTCCCCAGCAACAAGATCGACGAACTCCTGCCGACAAACGAGTTAACCAAGAACACGGGAAACTGCAAGTTCCTGTTGACAGCGGTCCGGTACAAGAAGGACGACGTGGGACAGGACTCGCTCGTGTTCGGCGAGGTCGAGGTCGGATGGTGGCTCGACGGCGAGTGCAGCTGTGCGAACAACGCCGGATGCACGCGCGTGCGTCCGCCACAGCCCGCGACCAGAGGTAGGGAGTCCAAAGGCTTTCGGTGCAGTTGCCGCGAGGGATTCATCGGTGACGGATTCGCCCAAGGCCATGGTTGCAGAAGAGGTGAGTCCTGTCGCGTCGTCGCCTGCTCGAATACAGTAATTAATTACCATCAGAATTTACTGAAACAAATCCTCAAACTTATCATTCTTATCACCATGCTTCACGATTAAGATAAGAATTTCCCTTGACCTTCATAATTCATAATTATATAGTTGTTAATGGCATCTGCAAGTTGTAGTTGAAATTGATAGAACTTTTATGACTTACGACTCCAACTGCGGCTGCCCAACCGTGCCCATTAATTAATCGAGCAAGACATGAGGCAGAGCTGAGCTACCCGACTGTTGGTCGTGTAGGTTTCACTGGTTGGTGGGATATTAGCTTTCaatgtcatttatcatattatCGACATTCAGATTAACGTTCCCCAGTCACTCACTAGTCTGTGTAAAGCTGTCAATTTTAATCAGAATTTGTTCGCTCTTCAGTGCCTTGCTCATTAATTTCTGGCTACTTTGGGCAGTAGAAAAGTGCAGTCTTCCAGGCTCTTGCAAGGGCAGTTCCAACGTCCGCGTTCTGGTGGGAGGTAAGCTCCCCACTTTAATTTTTGTagtgaatattttaaaataatatttatatattaaaatgttttaattaattaatatcctCTTAATTACAGGGATTGCGGCGGGAGTGTCGCTGTTACTTGGCCTAGCATTCCTCTGCCGCCGCATCCGGCAGCGCCTTACGATCTGCAAAGGGGAGGAAACCACGCAGCGCCTCCTCTCCCAAACATCCTGCGACGTGGCCGTCTACTCGCTGAAGGACGTCCTAGCCGCCACCGGCAACTTCTCAGACGCCTCCAAAATCGGCGTCGGCGCCTACGCCACTGTCTACGTCGGCAAATTCTCCCAAACCGGCCTCGTTGCCATCAAAAGGCTCAAGCACCCCGATGTAGATAACTCCGAGAACGTTATCAACGAGGTCAAGCTCATCTCCTCCGTCGCCCACCCCAACCTCGTGCACCTTCTCGGATGCTGCATCGAAGGCGGCG
It contains:
- the LOC122028206 gene encoding wall-associated receptor kinase-like 14 isoform X1 codes for the protein MDSSYQNHGFFFFLGVLVSSYATVKASKCEPTCADSSVSFPFGFSRGCPIRLTCSAAGEMQLGGYRVRNITSEMVVLDVPPVCNRSVGDAARGLFGRHHAATSNNALFLRGCQTEGSADCKISTEIISRRLNLPSCGPQGDNITCFPSNKIDELLPTNELTKNTGNCKFLLTAVRYKKDDVGQDSLVFGEVEVGWWLDGECSCANNAGCTRVRPPQPATRGRESKGFRCSCREGFIGDGFAQGHGCRRVEKCSLPGSCKGSSNVRVLVGGIAAGVSLLLGLAFLCRRIRQRLTICKGEETTQRLLSQTSCDVAVYSLKDVLAATGNFSDASKIGVGAYATVYVGKFSQTGLVAIKRLKHPDVDNSENVINEVKLISSVAHPNLVHLLGCCIEGGEHILVYEFVPNGTLSQHLHRQRGEGLPWPARVSIAAETASAVAHLHGAVRPPIYHRDIKSSNILLDYDLRPKLSDFGLSRAGIPLEDESLPSHISTAPQGTPGYVDPQYHQNFHLSDKSDVYSFGVVLAEMLTAMKVVDFRRVPEREVNLALLAVNAIGKGQVEDIVDPFIKGNWDDATKVSMGKVAELAFRCLEFHQEVRPSMAEVAEELERIRKGLKRSQAGGSERMEVEKAELSAILASPVSVHEYQLGSSEQSCSSNGSMTMSNPKD
- the LOC122028206 gene encoding wall-associated receptor kinase-like 14 isoform X2 — protein: MDSSYQNHGFFFFLGVLVSSYATVKASKCEPTCADSSVSFPFGFSRGCPIRLTCSAAGEMQLGGYRVRNITSEMVVLDVPPVCNRSVGDAARGLFGRHHAATSNNALFLRGCQTEGSADCKISTEIISRRLNLPSCGPQGDNITCFPSNKIDELLPTNELTKNTGNCKFLLTAVRYKKDDVGQDSLVFGEVEVGWWLDGECSCANNAGCTRVRPPQPATRGRESKGFRCSCREGFIGDGFAQGHGCRREKCSLPGSCKGSSNVRVLVGGIAAGVSLLLGLAFLCRRIRQRLTICKGEETTQRLLSQTSCDVAVYSLKDVLAATGNFSDASKIGVGAYATVYVGKFSQTGLVAIKRLKHPDVDNSENVINEVKLISSVAHPNLVHLLGCCIEGGEHILVYEFVPNGTLSQHLHRQRGEGLPWPARVSIAAETASAVAHLHGAVRPPIYHRDIKSSNILLDYDLRPKLSDFGLSRAGIPLEDESLPSHISTAPQGTPGYVDPQYHQNFHLSDKSDVYSFGVVLAEMLTAMKVVDFRRVPEREVNLALLAVNAIGKGQVEDIVDPFIKGNWDDATKVSMGKVAELAFRCLEFHQEVRPSMAEVAEELERIRKGLKRSQAGGSERMEVEKAELSAILASPVSVHEYQLGSSEQSCSSNGSMTMSNPKD